In the genome of Cydia splendana chromosome 12, ilCydSple1.2, whole genome shotgun sequence, the window ggaggaaaatcCAGGAGCGATGGCTAACACTACTAACACTAATGAAACCGACGCGTGGCGCGACTGGACGCTGGACTGGTACTTCCACCCGCCTCTCTCCATCGCCAAGCCCGGCGCCACCATCTTCGTGGGCACGATCAGCATAgtacgtacctacttactactatactatactatctCACCTGCCTATTTTATCCTACGAGCCAACTACTTACGACCATTGTTAACAGTACTTATGTATCCGATTTAGGTCGAATCTTGGAGGctacatttaaaattttaccGTTATCGGCATTAAATAGAACTGAAAGGTTTTAAACTGAAAGGCGGCGGTTTGTGGTTTGATACAAAGAaggatattataattataaacgtaaccatacctaataataatatacagtaTGTAGCCGGTTCTTTAAAGAGTTATCGCTATTCGTTGTGCACACCTTTGCAATTAACAATTTTATATattagcccaagccctctcgcgcatgaggaCCTcccctgtgcccagcagtgggacgtatataggctgaattattattatttgtatgtcttttccatatctcgggaccaaggggtcccggacctttgggaggcgtgcgtgggaccgaagccaacagcgcacagaggccctttaagacaattTAATctaaagcaagggatacacgtcgcggataccatccccgagcGCACAACATGATagatccggagatggtccccgctaggtgcaaagactattgcagtgcagcacttttgtggtGCGATGGGATCTAAGATCATAGGTTATTGATTTCAACTTGGATGGACTGGATTGGattggataatgggctatgggaggagactagcAGACACCTGCCATGACAGTTAGTCTCGAAATTGTGAACgacaggcggtgactcgccaactcattgagtgggccccgcaatggccgcacgcacagtgcgacaacagggcgaCACTTTGGactggctgtgaggttgtcgagaggtgagtctgcggtagccagatcccgctatccgttcagcaggccgccggagttatgacattttacacttccaacctggagcatagggcCATAGGCCCACTCTTGCGAGTTGCGACTCCAATCTGGCCGGCCGGTGAAGGCAaacacagaggcgagggccaggtGAAAGTGCCCTCTGGTATAGGGGTCCGCTGTGTCGCTACTCATCGTCAGCTCGCCATAAGCTGTCCCCGCGGggttagggttgccatatggaagaattaaatgtcctgataaaaattcggacatcaccctaaaaatccggacatttcttgtagcagagatttggcgtagcttgaacgacgccccggcggcgcgctgctctctgcggtgtactgtatcgtggatctacttttccctttcccttcgcccgatcccgtagccccctccccgcaatttttatttttataagctcattcctaaaaatccggacacatgccaagtccggccgcaatccggacaaagggtcaaaaatccggacatgtccggacaaatccggacgtatggcaaccctacgcggggttattattattatttaacataTTACTTACTGGAATAAAATTGGAACACAATAACTTAGGTACAGAAAGTTGCATGTATGCACTTAGATTGTCTATAATACCTATGTTAAGACGCGGACTGGACGCAAGCGGTGTGGGGCACGGCTACTGGCAAATCAAGGTCGTTCATACATTTGTGATTTGGTCGAGCGCAATGTAGGTATGAATGAACAGAAAAACTTAAAGGCACAAACTTATTCTGCCATTCAGTACCATTCAATATTCGTTCATTCAATATAATTGtgcaatatagttggtcaaaccaatgtgtcagtcagtaagaaccagcaAAACTATACCCAtaatccttttcttttgggtgctagtactagtgtaagacaaagatagtatgattctctctgtctatgtttgaaatgagaaagtCCTAACTATATAAGCTTTATGAACACGGATGAgatccttaaaaaaatataaaaataatctttgATTTTATTAAGCAGTATTCGCACGATCATACACGAGCACAACGGTCTTGTAAGAACGAGACAAGTAAGGTCGTTTATCTTACTATCTCACTCTATCCTATAGCTTGAAATGATAGCTGTTCGGGTCGTGCAGACGCGGCTCGCGGCTATaatagaaagaaagaaagaaagaaagaaagaatacatatataaatatataaatacttggCTGTTTgcgttttttatttaaaaaaagtaaaaaacactacagtaataagttattaactgtagtgtttttttacttCCCGTCCGCTAGAACAGGACAGCGATagtttgatttatttaaattagagtTTGACAATAACGAAGCACTTCCCgtactatttttgctacaattagGTAAACATTTCCGAGCATATTGGAGAAAATGATAGTTTCGTTTCGCTTtccatgtgtgtgtgtgtgtcgcAGGTGCACTCGCTGTGCCACATCCCGCACCTGCTGATGTACCGGCGGCTCGGGATGTTCACGGCCTTCTGGAGCATCGTCGGCGTGGGACTCATATTTGGAGCCGTACTGGTAACGTGCAGTCAGCTTCAGAGATAGTTGCCCCCTCCCTCCCTCAACTGCAACATATCCAGGAAGAGTCACTCTAActctgctgctgactgtctgggtacatacatacttatactaTTTGACAAATAtactaatatacctacttacctacattaccGTTGTCTATTATGTAGATAAGATCTCACCATAATCtcccttgcgttatcccggttTAGCCACGGCTCTCGGgatcctggggtccgcttggcaactaatcttCAATAATTGGCGTAGGTTTTATATTTCGAAAcaaaaagcgactgccatctgactttcCAAGTTCCAATCCGGAGACCTTCCAACATATATAGGACTTATGGGATTAGTTCGTCGCTTTCCTCTCCTCGCGAGCTCACAACAGTTTCCTAACATGatgcttaaaaaataaataaggtctAAAATATCAAAATGAGAATCACTGATTATATCTACGTATACCTAGTACAAAACACCAAAAAGAATACCTAGGTATACGGCTTTTTATCGATGCCCAAACAACTTTCTTCACTAAACGACCCTTGGAACATCAGTTGCAAGAATATTTAGTTTTGAGTGGTGAGTTTCGTTCGCCGCGCCTGCGCTTGCACCGTGCGCCTGCACCTGGCGTGCATGGTTCTCGTGTTGCAGGAGGACGAGTGGCTGTACGACATCTGGATCTGGTACTCGTGCGTGTACGTGCCGGTGATGCTGGTCACCATGTACGTGGTGCTCACGGGATCCGTGTGGGCGCTCAACATACAGCCCATGCGCTCCGTCTTCGCCACCGTCGCCATCATCTTCTACCTGtgtaaggccccgttcgcacggcagctttttcaacgcgcgttaaaaaagcgtttgaatgacacaaatggataaccatgtatgtattcacacgatagcggtggcgctttttatcaagcgttgttggattttcgactttaaccCTTGGTCGTTAAGTCGAATTTAGAGCttggacagattcaagcgcttttttaacgcgcgttgaaaaagctgtcgtgcgaatgggggcttagtGTCTCACCTCACTCACACGAGGCGTCAACTTACTTCCAAGGGGTTCAGTACTCTTTGTTCCGGTCTGAACCATGCTTTGTATTGTACGGAGTGCGCGCTGTGCGCTGTAGCATTAAACAGATAtgtttcattaaatttaatcccatcaaaaacataaatgtatttttacGTACACGCTATATTATTTCTCCAATGTTAAAgtagtaacagactatcgcaccggaccgcgaccttggtgcggtgcggacTATTTATCGATAGTGTTTAAGCTTCCatcgtacataattattattaatagcggtgcggtgggcatgcacgtcgcaccaactgacaggtaataataatactggtgcgctcCGCACCAATTTCCCTAGTGTGTAAGCTGCATCGCACcgtttgacagctgtcattttcaaattatgacagtggaataataatactggtgcgctcCGTACCAATTTCCCTAGTGTGTAAGCTCCATCGCACcgattgacagctgtcattttcaaatgATGACAGTGGACGGCAATGTAGCCAGTCgatgaaataacaaaaatgcggAAGCAGTGCTTTAAAAGACACAGattttttaagattttcatGAAAAAAGGTGCATTATATTACCTCACGCCCTTCATCTACCTCTAAAAAAATGGAGCcacattaatttaaattcaatCTTAAGGGATGCCATTGCAAAAATTCGTTGAATAACACAGAAATATGGGACACTTGGCAACACTGGCGCACGTGTGCGGCAGTCTGTAAGCTAGGATCGCACCGTTTTGACGgttcggtgcgatagtgtggaaGCCCACGCCAGTACGAGCTATTCCTAGAACTgctccaaggtcgcggtgcggtgctaTAGTCTGTTACAGCctttacttttctaaaatttagtttttagggttccgtacccaaagggtaaaacgggaccctattactaagacttcgctgtccgtccgtccgtccgtccgtccgtccgtccgtccgtccgtctgtcaccaggctgtatctcacgaaccgtgatagctagacagttgaaattttcacagatgatgtatttctgttgccgctataacaacaaatactaaaaacagaataaaataaagatttaaatggggctcccatacaacaaacgtgatttttgaccaaagttaagcaacgtcgggagtggtcagtacttggatgggtgaccgttttttttttgctttttttttgttttttttttttatatggtacggaacccttcgtgcgcgagtctgactcgcacttgcccgattttttggTATAAAAACTAGCCCAGACAAATCCTGAACTTTAAGGCGTATCCTtattagtcaatttttcgccaatctgattaaattgcccgatcgaatcaggaggtgcggattCAAACGGCAATTTGGCTCGCTGATTCGATTGcccgatcaaatcaggaggtgcggacacAAAAGTGCCAATTTTCGAAGCTAGTATCTATGGAATGCTAGgatctgaggggctaccgctaaaaccgaaattcgcaaattgcggagatctgtctcttttactccaatgaaggcgtaattagagtgacagagaaaa includes:
- the LOC134795715 gene encoding uncharacterized protein LOC134795715 isoform X1 — translated: MEENPGAMANTTNTNETDAWRDWTLDWYFHPPLSIAKPGATIFVGTISIVHSLCHIPHLLMYRRLGMFTAFWSIVGVGLIFGAVLEDEWLYDIWIWYSCVYVPVMLVTMYVVLTGSVWALNIQPMRSVFATVAIIFYLFMFYCIVYVMSEKRKIFTTTTAPTQSPTSRCPACPECTTQKCTTPAAIKTQAQTEKAALRLIQYLSDRV
- the LOC134795715 gene encoding uncharacterized protein LOC134795715 isoform X3, with the protein product MEENPGAMANTTNTNETDAWRDWTLDWYFHPPLSIAKPGATIFVGTISIEDEWLYDIWIWYSCVYVPVMLVTMYVVLTGSVWALNIQPMRSVFATVAIIFYLFMFYCIVYVMSEKRKIFTTTTAPTQSPTSRCPACPECTTQKCTTPAAIKTQAQTEKAALRLIQYLSDRV
- the LOC134795715 gene encoding uncharacterized protein LOC134795715 isoform X2, with protein sequence MANTTNTNETDAWRDWTLDWYFHPPLSIAKPGATIFVGTISIVHSLCHIPHLLMYRRLGMFTAFWSIVGVGLIFGAVLEDEWLYDIWIWYSCVYVPVMLVTMYVVLTGSVWALNIQPMRSVFATVAIIFYLFMFYCIVYVMSEKRKIFTTTTAPTQSPTSRCPACPECTTQKCTTPAAIKTQAQTEKAALRLIQYLSDRV